The nucleotide window CGCATGGCTCCTCCTCTTTGAAGCGGCGCTTCCATCATCACGCTAACATGCGCAAGTCCGGCACGGCTACGGGAGGTCGCGCCGAATCCGAGGAGGTTGCCGGGAAATCGAGCGCAGCTACTGGTTTGCGGCGGCGTTCTCGCGGAGCAGCGATTCGACCGTCGCACGGACTTGGTCATCCTGCGAGTCGCCAACGATGACCTTACGCAGCCGCCCTTGCCGATCGAAGAAGAGTTGCGTCGGCCACGCATCGGCGCCGTAGGCCTTCCAGAGGGCGAAGTCATTGTCGATGGCCACGGGCCAAACGACGCCTTGCCGCGCCAAGCTTTGCTCGACGTACGGTCGTCCTCGTTCGGCGGGGGTCTCCGGCGCGTGAATGCCGATGATGCGCAAGCCGCGGGAGCGATCCTTGGCATAGAGCGAACGCAGATTGGGCACGACGTTTTGGCAGTTCGAGCAATCGACCGTGAAGATGTCTAGAACGACGACGTGCCCAGCCAGGTCCGGCGCCGTGACGCGGGCATCGATCCACTGGTCCGCCGAGTAGAGCGGTCCGACCGTGGCCTGCGCGGGGCGCGCGGGGAGACTTGCCGCCGACGCCATCGCTAGGATGCCTGCCAGAATGGAACATCGCCGGTTCACGTTTTTCTATACGCCTGCACGGCGCCGCCGGATGACCGGCTACGCGGCGATGGGTATGCGGATGATGCAGGCGGCGCCGGCGGAGTCTTTGTTGCGTAGTTCGATCGAGCCGCCGGCTCGCTGCACCGCTTTTGCGGCGATCGACAGGCCTAGTCCGGTTCCAACGATTCCTTCCGAGGCCGTGCCGCGATAGAAGCGATCGAAGGCCGAGGAGAGATCCGCTTGTGAGAACCCGGGGCCCTCGTCGGTAATGGTGATCTCGCAGAGGCCGTCGTCGCGGCGGACACGGATCGCGATCGGCAGGTGCCCGCCGTACTTCAGCGCGTTGTCGACGACGGCCGTCAACGCTTCGCGAAGCTCTGTGGCAGCGGCGCGAACGGGCGCCGCCGCACCTGCGAGCTCCAGATGGAGGCGCTGCTGATCTTGGAGTGAGAAGCCGTGCGGCACGTCACGCACGACGTCGTTCAAGTCGAAGACCGTTTCCCCGATCGGCGCGACGTCCTCGAGGCGGGCCAGCAGGATAAGCTCGTCGATGAGCGTCTTCATGCGGCGGCTCTGGCCGAGCATCGCGGGCACGGCGTCTCCCTCCGAGCTCAAGCGGCGTGCGGCCATCGCGCTCAAGTAGCCCATGACCACCGTCAGCGGCGTGCGCAGCTGATGGCCGGCATCGGCCACGAACTGGCGCATCTCGGCGCTCGCCTTCGCGCGTTCGTCGAGCGCGCGCGTGATCTGCGCGACGGCGCGATTATACGCCTGCACCAGCTCGCCGACTTCACTCGTATCGGTGGTCGAAACCGCAGCCGGGGTGAAATCGCCCTCGCCGAAGCGATTGAGTGCCGCAGTAGTGCGCAGCAGCGGATCGAGCGAGTTCGACGCGACGACGATCGCGATCCGCCAGGCGGCGACGATCACGACGATCGCGATGACCGCCATGGCCGCAAAGTAATATCCGACGAAGCGTTTGTAAAACGACGGACTGACGAAGATCGTTGTGCGGACGGGGCCGTAGACGATCGTGAGCGGGCGCACCCGTTCCATCAGCAGCCGCACGAACAGGCCTTCCCGAAACGACCCGCGCGGCGCGGCGAAATGGTGGATTCCGGGGAATGGTTCGGTGTGCGTGCGGACCGGCAGCGGTGCCAGCCGCGCCGCGAAGTAGGCGTCGATATCGTCGGGAGAACCGCTCTGCCAATCGTACGAAGCGGCCAGGGCGGGAATCTGCCGCGCCGCGGAGTTCATTGCCTGGCGCGCTTGATAGAAGAGGGCTTCGCTCATCACGATCGCGACCAACGCCGCGCAGCAAAGGACGATCAACGCGCCGCTCGTCACGTGCCACGCAATTAGGCGGCTGCGGAGCGTCGGAAGGTGCAAGCGCCGTTACGAGTGCAGGGTGTAGCCCGCGCCCCGTATCGTTACCACGAGCGCAGCCTCGTGCTCGTTTGCGTTGACCTTGGCTCGCAGGTACGAAATGTAGGTTTCAACGCAGTTCTGCGAGACCTCGGATTCGTAGCCCCAGACGCGATCGAGCAGATCGTCTTTACTGAAGACGCGGTGCGGCTCGCGCATGAAGGTTTCGAGAAGACGGAACTCGCGCCCGGTCAGCGCCAGCTCCGATTCGCCGCGGCGAACTTTGTGGCGGCGCAGATCCATCTCGAGCTCCTCGTAGGTGAGGAACTCGGGTGAATCGAGCTGGGGCCGGCGCAAGGCCGAACGGATTCGCGCGATCAGTTCGGGCGTTTCGAAGGGCTTGGCGAGGTATTGATCCGCACCGCGCTCGAGGCCGTGCACCTTATCTCCAGTCTCCCCTTTGGCGCTGAGGATGAAGATCGGCGCCTGCGTCAACGCGCGATAGCGCGGCAGAACGCTGATGCCGTCGATCTTGGGCATCATCACGTCGAGCAAGATCAGCGACGGATCGAATTCGCGAACCATCTCGAGCCCGCAGAGCGCGTCGCGGGCGCCGCGAACCTCGAATCCGGCCGCTTCGAGCTCCCACGTGAGCAAACGGCGGATCGGCTCCTCATCGTCGATGACGGCTATGCGAGGCGCTCGAGAGTCCATCGCTTAACGGTAGCCTTCCTCGCTGAGATCGACCTTGGGACGCAGTTTCCTATGGCAGCGGCACGACGAGCACGCGCGGATTGAAACCCGCGGGCGGCGCATCGGTGGTTCCGGGCGGCGGCGGTACCGGATGCAGGCCGAGCGACCGGCACGACCAGGGGCTTGGAATCGCGCCCACGACGTCGTTGGGGATCACCGCTTCTTCTGCCGGAATCGGCGGCTTTTCCCCGCGCAGGCGCTGCTCGTCGAAGCCGCCGGAGAGATCGCCGGTTTGGTCGGTCGCGTCGCGTGGGCCGAACGGCATGTAGCGCGCTTCGTCCGGCAACTGCGCGAGCGGCGTGCGATTGAAGAGGTGCTCGACGAACTTGATGACCGAAGCCTGATCGTCGGACTCGTGGACGACGGCGTTTTGTGCGTACGGCGAGATCAGCAGCATCGGCACCCGCTGTCCGTTGCCGCAGGGATTGCCGTCGGGGCAGACGAGCCACGACGGCGGCGGCACGTGATCCCAGTAGCCGCCGGGATCGTCCCAGGTGATGACGATCGCCGACTGGCTCCAGTACTTGCTGCGCGCAATCGTGTTGACGAGCTGGGCGACGTCGGCTTGCGCGACCTGAAGGTCGGACTCGCCAGGGTGGTCGTCGTCGCCGGTAAAAGTGTGCGGCGCGGCGCCGGCCGGATGCAAACCTTGATTGCTCGTGAATCCGCCCTTCAGGTAGAAGAGTCCGCTCTCGCCGAGCTTACCGGTCGCGACGTCGGAATCGAACTGTGTGATGTCGGCCACGCCGCGATCCATCGATGCGTTCTTGGCGATGTAGCCGAAGTAGTGCGGCGCGAGGTGATGCGTGACCAGCGACGTGCGCCCGGGATCGGCGGGATTGTTGTAGCCCTGCTGATACCACGTCCAGTTGACGGCGGCGTCGCCTTTGCCGCGCAGGAAGGCGATGTCGTCGCCGATGTCCTGCGTGTAGTTCTTGAGGTCGCCGGATTTCGCGCCCTCGAGATTGAGCAGCACGTTAGCGTAGGTTTGATCGACCTGTTTCTCGGCGCTGGTGTCTTTGGTGTTGTAGGGCCCCCAAGCGGGATCGAGATCGACGAACATCGGGACGCCCCGTCCGGCCGTTCCCTTGGGGTCCGCGGTGTAGGGAGGACCCGCGGCTCCGTACTTTTTATACTCCGACTCGCCGTTCTGTGCAGCGATGATCTCGACGTTGCTCGGCGCC belongs to Candidatus Cybelea sp. and includes:
- a CDS encoding response regulator transcription factor, which produces MDSRAPRIAVIDDEEPIRRLLTWELEAAGFEVRGARDALCGLEMVREFDPSLILLDVMMPKIDGISVLPRYRALTQAPIFILSAKGETGDKVHGLERGADQYLAKPFETPELIARIRSALRRPQLDSPEFLTYEELEMDLRRHKVRRGESELALTGREFRLLETFMREPHRVFSKDDLLDRVWGYESEVSQNCVETYISYLRAKVNANEHEAALVVTIRGAGYTLHS
- a CDS encoding alkaline phosphatase family protein; translation: MRTAAIVIATLLLTAAASPPPSLQSLLRDRVRYVFVIYQENRSFDHYFGTYPGADGIYTDAARAHGFSQYNPIAKRQTTAFRVDTPDLGLLNNARTLVDAGINAGKMDGFVAAEIAWAQKMPAKAQQELGMTGPAELASVGDESMSHVDCDTIPYLWMYASRFALFDSFFQGARAPSAPSNVEIIAAQNGESEYKKYGAAGPPYTADPKGTAGRGVPMFVDLDPAWGPYNTKDTSAEKQVDQTYANVLLNLEGAKSGDLKNYTQDIGDDIAFLRGKGDAAVNWTWYQQGYNNPADPGRTSLVTHHLAPHYFGYIAKNASMDRGVADITQFDSDVATGKLGESGLFYLKGGFTSNQGLHPAGAAPHTFTGDDDHPGESDLQVAQADVAQLVNTIARSKYWSQSAIVITWDDPGGYWDHVPPPSWLVCPDGNPCGNGQRVPMLLISPYAQNAVVHESDDQASVIKFVEHLFNRTPLAQLPDEARYMPFGPRDATDQTGDLSGGFDEQRLRGEKPPIPAEEAVIPNDVVGAIPSPWSCRSLGLHPVPPPPGTTDAPPAGFNPRVLVVPLP
- a CDS encoding redoxin family protein, giving the protein MNRRCSILAGILAMASAASLPARPAQATVGPLYSADQWIDARVTAPDLAGHVVVLDIFTVDCSNCQNVVPNLRSLYAKDRSRGLRIIGIHAPETPAERGRPYVEQSLARQGVVWPVAIDNDFALWKAYGADAWPTQLFFDRQGRLRKVIVGDSQDDQVRATVESLLRENAAANQ
- a CDS encoding HAMP domain-containing sensor histidine kinase, which produces MHLPTLRSRLIAWHVTSGALIVLCCAALVAIVMSEALFYQARQAMNSAARQIPALAASYDWQSGSPDDIDAYFAARLAPLPVRTHTEPFPGIHHFAAPRGSFREGLFVRLLMERVRPLTIVYGPVRTTIFVSPSFYKRFVGYYFAAMAVIAIVVIVAAWRIAIVVASNSLDPLLRTTAALNRFGEGDFTPAAVSTTDTSEVGELVQAYNRAVAQITRALDERAKASAEMRQFVADAGHQLRTPLTVVMGYLSAMAARRLSSEGDAVPAMLGQSRRMKTLIDELILLARLEDVAPIGETVFDLNDVVRDVPHGFSLQDQQRLHLELAGAAAPVRAAATELREALTAVVDNALKYGGHLPIAIRVRRDDGLCEITITDEGPGFSQADLSSAFDRFYRGTASEGIVGTGLGLSIAAKAVQRAGGSIELRNKDSAGAACIIRIPIAA